Proteins co-encoded in one Roseimicrobium gellanilyticum genomic window:
- a CDS encoding NAD-dependent epimerase/dehydratase family protein — MRIFVTGANGFIGRAFCQAAVAAGHEVLGLCRSANATLPDGCQKLVGDLEHVPWDEVKRFAPDALLHLAWIVTPGAYLNAPENDSLIGESEQLFRKCAELGVRHLAASGTCIEYAPSDEPLKENVSPLAPALAYSRGKVAAGNVLQALATEKGIPWSWFRIFYCYGEGEHPNRIVSWIMSKLASGEAVEVKTPDSVKDYIHVNDVASAMLWSIEKGIEGPINVGTGHGIRILDLTRMIATTVGADPSLVSGANPPAPDAFPITVADMTKLTSSGWSPHIPLTTGLERMCQTSPAAS; from the coding sequence ATGAGGATTTTTGTCACAGGTGCAAACGGATTCATCGGCCGGGCTTTCTGCCAGGCTGCGGTCGCTGCTGGTCATGAGGTGTTGGGACTGTGCCGCAGTGCCAATGCAACGCTGCCGGACGGCTGCCAGAAGCTGGTCGGCGATTTGGAACATGTGCCATGGGACGAAGTGAAGCGCTTCGCACCTGATGCGCTGCTGCATCTGGCGTGGATCGTCACTCCCGGCGCGTATCTCAATGCACCGGAGAATGATTCCCTCATCGGTGAGAGCGAGCAGCTTTTCCGCAAATGCGCTGAGCTGGGCGTGCGCCATCTCGCGGCATCGGGCACCTGCATCGAGTATGCGCCCTCTGACGAACCGCTGAAGGAGAATGTCTCTCCGCTGGCTCCCGCGCTCGCCTATTCCAGAGGGAAGGTGGCTGCAGGCAACGTCCTCCAGGCACTCGCTACGGAGAAGGGGATTCCCTGGTCGTGGTTCCGCATCTTCTACTGCTATGGCGAAGGGGAGCATCCCAACCGCATTGTTTCATGGATCATGAGCAAGCTGGCTTCCGGTGAAGCCGTGGAGGTAAAAACTCCGGACAGTGTGAAGGATTACATCCATGTGAATGACGTGGCCTCCGCGATGCTCTGGAGCATCGAGAAAGGCATCGAGGGCCCCATAAATGTGGGCACCGGCCATGGCATTCGCATCCTCGACCTTACCCGCATGATTGCGACCACCGTGGGCGCAGACCCTTCCCTGGTATCCGGCGCCAATCCTCCTGCTCCAGATGCGTTCCCCATCACGGTGGCGGACATGACCAAACTCACCAGCTCCGGATGGAGCCCTCACATCCCGCTCACGACAGGCCTGGAGCGGATGTGCCAAACCTCCCCAGCCGCCTCCTGA
- a CDS encoding glycosyltransferase family A protein translates to MEKFTVIIPAKDRCETLSHTLEACLAHQDANFELLVSDNYSSDATPQLLEEFKARDARLRCIQPPQPLSMAAHFEYVLGQVTEGFVMILGSDDAILPSAVKRARECLAQHPTAEVLHGVPYMFFYPDFYSEDAGLIFAHLYPRQEIRSSREWLQKALNSECGAADMPMPYQMAWVHTRVFARIKQRTGSYIHSCFPDYSLAITVAATTESYVHVSPGYGVSGISGKSNGLSCSYPKASRAIESSFLTENEITTHPKLKHTRSLFVVLGDAMLRAQEARLLPEGASIAWEKVLPRACVQFYTEAWEPEQLRENIASMRTIADNFGVPKSLDGMGDSKESVRSWASQLPFLNDWHHDEWEAVLDGRLIGVRGVHEAARVIEAMLATSEAAKQEFNAANASEEDFLAWGILQQAKQAATLRKQLRDLNHESERRAAERDRAKTQLAGVRAKNEKLKAKTKEREEASKTSWLPKWLRGR, encoded by the coding sequence ATGGAGAAGTTCACCGTCATCATTCCGGCAAAGGATCGCTGTGAGACGCTTTCCCACACGCTGGAGGCGTGCCTCGCTCACCAGGATGCGAACTTCGAGCTCCTCGTCAGCGACAACTACAGCAGCGACGCCACGCCGCAGCTTCTGGAGGAGTTCAAGGCGCGCGATGCCCGGCTGCGGTGCATCCAGCCGCCCCAGCCACTGAGCATGGCGGCGCACTTTGAGTATGTGCTCGGGCAGGTGACGGAAGGCTTCGTCATGATTCTGGGTTCTGATGACGCCATCCTGCCAAGCGCCGTCAAGCGTGCGCGGGAGTGCCTCGCCCAGCATCCCACTGCCGAGGTGCTCCATGGTGTGCCCTACATGTTTTTCTATCCCGACTTCTACAGTGAAGATGCGGGACTCATCTTTGCCCACCTGTATCCCCGCCAGGAAATCAGAAGCAGCCGCGAGTGGTTGCAGAAGGCGCTGAACTCCGAGTGTGGGGCAGCAGACATGCCCATGCCCTATCAGATGGCGTGGGTGCACACACGGGTGTTTGCGCGAATCAAACAAAGGACCGGCAGCTACATCCACTCCTGCTTCCCGGACTACTCGCTGGCCATCACAGTTGCCGCCACCACGGAAAGCTACGTGCACGTGAGCCCAGGCTATGGTGTCAGCGGCATCTCCGGCAAGAGCAATGGCCTGAGCTGCTCCTATCCCAAGGCAAGCCGCGCCATTGAATCCAGCTTCCTCACGGAGAACGAAATCACCACGCATCCCAAGCTCAAGCACACCAGATCGCTGTTCGTGGTCCTCGGCGACGCCATGCTCCGCGCGCAAGAAGCCCGCCTTCTGCCCGAGGGCGCATCCATCGCCTGGGAGAAGGTTCTCCCACGTGCATGTGTGCAATTCTACACAGAAGCATGGGAACCCGAGCAACTCCGCGAAAACATCGCCAGCATGCGTACCATCGCGGACAACTTCGGCGTTCCCAAGTCCTTGGATGGCATGGGTGATTCGAAGGAGTCCGTCCGCTCCTGGGCTTCGCAGCTGCCGTTCTTGAATGACTGGCATCATGACGAATGGGAAGCCGTGCTGGATGGCAGGCTCATCGGCGTGCGCGGTGTGCATGAGGCCGCCCGCGTCATTGAGGCGATGCTTGCCACGAGCGAGGCAGCAAAGCAGGAGTTCAACGCTGCGAATGCCTCCGAGGAAGATTTCCTCGCCTGGGGCATACTGCAGCAGGCGAAACAGGCAGCCACGCTCAGAAAGCAGCTCCGCGACCTCAACCATGAGTCAGAGCGAAGGGCGGCCGAGCGTGACCGCGCGAAGACCCAACTCGCGGGCGTTCGTGCAAAGAACGAGAAGCTGAAAGCCAAGACCAAGGAGCGTGAAGAAGCCTCAAAGACTTCATGGCTTCCGAAGTGGCTGCGCGGAAGATAA
- a CDS encoding cephalosporin hydroxylase family protein translates to MKLELDTDSNTLRVHEGDKVQTVPLYSTKGFEILSDAWVKVGWNQKHPYTFTWWGRPMIQNPEDVLRIQEVLFALKPDYVVETGVAHGGSLIFYASLFEAVNHGKVIGVDIEIRPHNRKAIEAHPMAKRITLIEGSSTAPEVVAQVKKLIPEGSKVLVILDSNHTKAHVAGELQAYHDLVSPGSYIVATDGVMSLVHDVPRGTPSWILDNPTEAAREFAEQNPNFIVEQPKWLFNESDLSENITHWPGAWLKRVK, encoded by the coding sequence ATGAAGCTCGAACTCGATACTGACTCCAATACCCTGCGTGTGCACGAGGGCGACAAGGTGCAAACCGTGCCCCTCTACAGCACCAAGGGCTTCGAAATCCTCTCCGACGCCTGGGTGAAGGTCGGTTGGAATCAGAAACACCCCTACACCTTCACCTGGTGGGGACGTCCGATGATTCAAAATCCGGAAGACGTGCTGCGCATCCAGGAGGTGTTGTTTGCACTGAAGCCTGACTATGTGGTCGAGACAGGCGTGGCGCATGGCGGCTCGCTCATCTTCTACGCCAGCCTGTTTGAAGCCGTGAACCACGGCAAGGTCATCGGTGTGGACATCGAGATCCGTCCGCACAACCGCAAGGCCATCGAAGCGCATCCCATGGCCAAGCGCATCACCTTGATTGAAGGCAGCTCCACGGCACCTGAAGTGGTGGCCCAGGTGAAGAAGCTCATTCCCGAAGGCTCCAAGGTGCTCGTGATCCTGGACTCGAATCACACGAAGGCGCATGTGGCTGGAGAGCTTCAGGCCTACCATGATCTGGTGAGCCCGGGTTCCTACATCGTCGCCACCGATGGGGTGATGAGCCTCGTGCATGACGTGCCCCGCGGCACGCCCTCATGGATTCTCGACAATCCCACCGAAGCCGCACGTGAGTTCGCCGAGCAGAACCCGAACTTCATCGTGGAGCAACCCAAGTGGCTCTTCAACGAAAGCGACCTCAGCGAGAACATCACCCACTGGCCGGGTGCGTGGCTGAAGCGGGTGAAGTGA
- the rfbC gene encoding dTDP-4-dehydrorhamnose 3,5-epimerase → MNFLPTGIQGAFLVESKPHHDERGFFARTYCEQEFSGSELNTRWVQHNHSLSRTTGTLRGLHYQSSPREEIKLVRCLKGRVWDVVVDLRKDSPTFGRWEAHELSETNMCALYIPVGCAHGFQCLTDECQMFYLMSEFYEPKCSFGVRWDDPDLAIKWPLPALNISPRDQGLPLLKELA, encoded by the coding sequence ATGAACTTTCTCCCCACCGGAATTCAAGGAGCCTTCCTCGTAGAATCCAAACCGCATCATGATGAGCGGGGCTTCTTTGCGCGTACGTATTGTGAGCAGGAATTCTCCGGGAGCGAATTGAACACCCGGTGGGTGCAGCACAACCACAGCCTGAGCCGCACGACGGGCACGCTGCGCGGGCTGCACTACCAGTCCAGCCCCAGGGAGGAGATCAAGCTCGTGCGCTGCCTCAAGGGGCGCGTGTGGGATGTGGTGGTGGATCTGCGCAAGGACTCCCCCACCTTCGGACGCTGGGAGGCCCACGAACTCTCTGAGACCAACATGTGTGCGCTGTACATCCCCGTAGGTTGCGCCCACGGGTTCCAGTGCCTCACGGATGAGTGCCAGATGTTTTACTTGATGTCCGAGTTCTATGAACCGAAGTGCTCCTTCGGCGTTCGCTGGGACGACCCGGATCTGGCCATCAAGTGGCCGCTTCCGGCACTGAACATCTCCCCCCGCGACCAGGGACTGCCGCTGCTGAAGGAACTGGCATGA
- a CDS encoding glycosyltransferase family A protein, with amino-acid sequence MVPFTVLIPTLNRCGTLAHTLESCVVQQDENFRVVVSDNHSTDETRAVVESFQRRDPRVSYIRPPQQLSMSRNFEFLLEQVEDGFVMFLGSDDGMLPGAMGRARELLSKYPDALALHGAPSGIYFYPEISTDDAGLMYLRTTPLEELRSSHEWLALVAQCKQNVTQLPMPYVLSWIHHSVCQKIKAGSNRFIHSPIPDLFLGIAVAAQTSHYVSVCPGFTIGGISAGSNGTGTTHPKGDRSLEKTFKAQNEIPFHPKVGYTRSVPVLVGECMLQAAEAGLLPQGIEVAWDRIIARAWHQFRTEPWSESELQDNLKTLQFLASHVGGSDILKGATGPSSAHELVERFPFLLENNDGEWELVADTRALRLAGIHEAGCLAEALSTAAVRGANLGPSPTPKEISDWVMLEQGKQAATLRRQIKAAKQESGRRATERNRVKSQLAAAREKQEHLRKKLA; translated from the coding sequence ATGGTCCCCTTCACCGTTCTCATTCCCACGCTCAATCGCTGCGGCACTCTGGCGCACACGCTGGAGTCCTGCGTCGTCCAGCAGGATGAGAATTTCCGTGTGGTGGTGAGTGACAACCACAGCACGGATGAGACACGGGCGGTAGTCGAATCCTTCCAGCGACGCGACCCCAGGGTCAGCTACATCAGGCCACCGCAGCAGCTGAGCATGTCGCGGAACTTCGAGTTCCTGCTGGAGCAGGTCGAGGACGGGTTTGTGATGTTCCTTGGCTCGGATGACGGCATGCTGCCCGGCGCCATGGGTCGCGCGCGTGAGCTCCTGTCCAAATATCCGGACGCACTCGCACTGCATGGAGCCCCCAGCGGCATTTACTTCTATCCGGAAATCAGCACTGATGATGCGGGGCTGATGTACCTGCGAACAACACCCCTGGAGGAGCTTCGTTCTTCACACGAATGGCTGGCACTGGTGGCCCAGTGCAAACAGAACGTGACGCAGCTCCCCATGCCGTATGTCCTCTCCTGGATCCACCATTCCGTGTGCCAGAAGATCAAGGCAGGCAGCAACCGTTTCATCCACTCCCCCATTCCAGATTTGTTCCTCGGCATCGCGGTGGCGGCCCAGACTTCACACTATGTGAGCGTCTGCCCCGGCTTCACCATCGGCGGCATCTCGGCGGGAAGCAATGGCACTGGCACGACGCATCCCAAAGGGGACCGGTCTCTTGAGAAGACCTTCAAGGCGCAGAATGAAATCCCCTTTCATCCCAAGGTGGGATACACCCGGTCCGTTCCCGTGCTGGTGGGTGAGTGCATGCTGCAGGCGGCGGAGGCCGGCCTGCTGCCCCAGGGCATTGAGGTTGCGTGGGATCGCATCATCGCACGCGCCTGGCATCAGTTCCGCACGGAGCCCTGGAGTGAATCCGAACTTCAGGACAATCTCAAGACCCTGCAATTCCTCGCGAGCCATGTCGGAGGATCTGATATCCTGAAGGGCGCCACGGGTCCCTCATCTGCCCACGAACTGGTGGAGCGCTTTCCATTCCTTCTGGAGAACAATGATGGCGAATGGGAGCTGGTCGCCGACACACGCGCGCTCCGCCTCGCAGGCATCCATGAAGCAGGCTGCCTTGCTGAAGCCCTTTCGACAGCAGCCGTCCGTGGGGCCAACCTCGGCCCAAGCCCCACACCGAAGGAAATCTCAGATTGGGTCATGCTCGAGCAGGGGAAACAGGCCGCCACCCTGCGCCGGCAGATCAAGGCCGCGAAACAAGAATCCGGGCGACGCGCCACGGAGCGCAATCGCGTCAAATCCCAGCTCGCCGCGGCGCGCGAGAAGCAAGAGCATCTGCGCAAGAAGCTGGCCTGA